The DNA window TTCATTATTGGGCCGCGCCAGTCCCGCAGCAATCTTTCGAGATTAAGAAGCACAGGCAGATTTTCGGTCGATTCGGCAACGGCGACAAAGGCGATGTCATGATTCGGGATGTCGTCGAGGTTGGTCGTATCGGCATCGACATAGTGGAGCAGGACGTTGACGTTTGATTCTTCCAGCAGGAGCTCGATCGGCGTGTTCGCCATGAAGTCGCCTTTTGCGACGAGGACGAGGATGTTGAGGCCAGTGCCACTGCCGAACGTTACCCGGTAGGTCTTCGAGAGCCGAAGCGCGGCCCTTTGCGCGATCGCGGCCTCGCTTTTTTGGCCTACCGAATTCGTAATAATCGACAGGTCAAAAAAAGCTGCTGCATCGGAATGATCGGCCGTCACCCGGCCAAGGAGGTCGTGCCACAGGGGCATGATGTCACGCCCCTCGTAGATCGAGCGGATAATTTTTGCCTTGCCAATGATCTCCACCGGACCCGGCAGTCGTGAGTTAGGCGTCGGCTCCTTCGTCAAGATTTCCATCGTTCGTTTTAGCTCGCGGGAAATATTCTCCCGTCTATTCTATTGACAAATCTCATAATCGCGTCGGCTCTTGCGCGCGTACCCAACTAAAAGTCATGGCTATCAAAGTCATGGCTATCACCGTTGACTGACGGGACACTGAACTCGGATCAGCTCTCCACGTTTTGTAAACCCAGCGCGATGTTGCGAGGAAATGAACGGCGGACATCAAAGCGCGACCTTGCTGACCGACGAGGACGTCGGCACCTTGAAACACCTCGCCAAGGAGGGCTTGGGCGCGCCCACCCGCTCCGGGCGCTGGCCTCCGATCTCGGCTACCTTGAGGCCTGGTGCGAGCTTGCCGTCGGCTCTCCCCTTTCCTGGTCGGCGCCGGAAGCACTGCAATTAAAGTTCATCGCGGATCATCTCTGGTAACCGCTCGAGCGTACCGAGGATCTCAATCCAGCACCGCGCATCGTCGTCTATCTCGGACAGGAGACCTTCCCGCTAAAAACGACGTTGAAGCAATGCCGCTCGCCTCGCTAGGCAATGCCCTGCTTGATCTTGCTTAGGTGGCGGCGGGAACCAAGCGTTTCGACCTGCAACGGCTCGCGCGAGAGCGTGCCAAAAGGCGCCTTTCACCAACGCGAGGATCACTTTTCACAAAGCCGTCGCCCACCGCCATAGGGCTGGTAGGTGCAGTCCGCCGGGCGGAAAGAGCGGTAACTGCGGGAACAGGCGGTGATGTTGCAGGACTGCGTTGCCCCTGGGTTGTCGATCGCTGCTTCGGTCGATTGCGCTCCATTCGACGCAGGCTCGGACATCGCCTCGCGCATGAAGTCCCGCCAAATATGCGCCGGCAAGGCGCCGCCTGTGACCCCGTTCATTGGCGCGCCGTCGTCATTGCCCACCCATACGCCGGCGACGAGCGGTTCAGTGAAGCCGACGAACCAGGCATCGCGATTGTTCTGGCTGGTGCCTGTCTTGCCGGCCGCAAACATGCCAGGATCAGCTCCACGTCCGGTGCCACGCTCGACCACCAACTGCAGCAGGCCGAGGAGATCGGACTGGTACGGGGAAAGGTCGATATTCGGCCTCACTTGTGAGCCAACGCGAAACGCCTTTGGCTGTCCGGCAGCCTGAAAGTCCACAACGCCCCAGGGCTCGACGGGCGCCTTGCCGAGATGGACGGACGCATAGGCACTGGTAAGCTCAAGCAAGTTCACTTCAGATGTGCCGAGCGTCAGAGATGGTGTGTTGGCAAGCGGCGTCTTGATGCCGAGCTCGCGCGCGGCGGCAATCACATTGTCGAGCCCGACCTCTTCGGCAAGCGCCACCGAGGCGGCATTGAGTGACCGGGCAAACGCTTCGGCAAGTGTCACCCAGCCGTGATAGCCGCCGCTAGAATTTTCCGGCGACCAGCCGTTGATGTCGATTGGCGCGTCCAATATCCGGTCGGACAGGGTGAATCCTGCCTTCAGCGCTGCATAATAGACGAAGAGTTTGAAGGCCGAACCCGGCTGACGCATCGCAGTGACGGCGCGGTTGAACTGACTTGCCTTGTAGTCGCGCCCGCCGACCATGGCAACGACTGCGCCATCCGGCGTCATCGCAACCAATGCCGCCTGCGATGCTCCGACTGCCTGTCCTTCACCGTCCAGCGCGTTTCTCACGACCCTTTCGGCAATCTGTTGAAACCGCGGTACCAGAGTTGTGCGCACCGTGGTTGAGCCCGGCGAGGAGCCGGCGATTTCGCTCGCCCGCGGCGAAATCCAGTCAGCAAACCAGCTTCCGGAGCGCGGTGTCGGCGTCGTTGGATGCAGCTTCGCGAAGCTCGCCTTGGCTTCCTCCGCATCCGGTGCGGTGATCTTGCCGTTGGCCACCATCGCGTCAAGAACAACGGCGGTGCGTTGGCGCGCGCCTTCGAAATTGTCGATCGGGTTCCATTGGCTCGGCGCCCGCAGCAATCCCGCGAGCATCGCCGATTCCGGCAGGTCGAGAGCGCCGATATCTTTGTTGAAATAGATCCGCGCGGCGGCAGGCATGCCGGTCGCGCCGGCTCCAAGATAGGCGCTATTGAGATAGCGCGTCAGGATTTCCTGCTTGCCGAGCTTCCACTCCAGCCAAACGGCTATGACGACCTCCTGTATTTTTCGTTTTATTGTCCGATCGCTATCGAGATATTGCAGCTTGATGAGCTGCTGGGTAATCGTGCTGCCGCCTTCTACCACCGAGCCAGCTTCGAGGTTCCGCAGCAGTGCTCTTCCGATCCCTCTGGGGTCAATGCCGAAATGATCCATGAAGCGGCGATCCTCAATTGAGAGGACGGCATCGATGAGATGCGGCGGAAACTGGTTGTATTGGGCATATGGTCCTTGATAAGGCCCCTGTCTTACCAATGGTGCACCGTCAGTGGTTTCCAGCACCACGACGGGCTTCAAGGTTCCATCGCGGATCTCGCCCCAAGGTACATCCTTTAGTGCCCACACTAGTACACTTCCCACAAGGAGGAAGCAGGCAAGAAATGTCAGTCCTATAGCGATTTTCCACCGGCCGGTATTTGGGGAAGCGCGCCGCTGATTTTCGAACTGTCTTATACGCAGACCACGAATACCGCCCCCTATTTTACCCGCAGCGGTCGCGAACCAGTTGCCAAGATTGCGGACAGCTGTTGTGGTTTCCGGCTGGATTGATCCCTTGAGTTTCGTCCTCAAATAGGAAACTGCTGTTCTGGCTCCTGCCCTTGCCAAGGTTAAACTCGCCTGCAAATCATGACCGAGTGCACGCAACAGATTGTACGTTGCCAGTCTGCTTTGGCCGAAGGATCCATCAGGCTGTCGCGGAGGATCAGCTTGGGTGGATGAGTTGGCTCCTGAGTCCGAGGCGGGTGCCGACGCCTCAATTTGTTCGGCTGCGGACTCCAAATCCGGCGAGCGATTAGCACCCGTGCTCGGGTCGCTGGCACTTTCGGCTGAGGAATTGGGGGGGCTTGGCATTGGTTTCCGCTAAAGGTCTCTTCTTCCCTAATGTAGCGCGAGCTTATAGCGTGGCCAGCTCGCTATCCAAATGTCCTTTAAGTTGCGATTCCAAAGGATCGGGTGACACCGTTTGAAACACCCAACCGCGCCGGTCAGGCATGTGCTGATAGCGCGTGCTTCACACGCAGGATCGCGAGGGCGACTGCGCCAATAACGACCGGGATCGACACCAGCATCACCAACGGGCTGATGTGGTAACCCGCGTGATCGGCGGTCTCAAATGCGACTTTAAGTAGGCTTAGAAGGTAATAGCTGATGGCGATAATGGAAAGGCCTTCCACAGCCCTCTGAATTTTCACCTGGGTTGCGGCCCGATCCGCCATCGCCTGGATCTGAATGGCATTCTGATATTCTATTTCAACCTGAATGCGGGTTTGCAGGAGATCGATCAAGTGCATGGTCGCGTGCGAGAGTTGGTCTAGGCGCAGGGCGGTCGCTTCGCAGGTTCGAATGGCCGGTCGGAAGCGCCTGGTCACGAAAACACCGAACCTTTGGAACCCTGGGACATGGGATTCACGTAGTTCGCCGATGCGCTCCTCGACGATTTTCGCATAGGCTGCCGTGGCACCAAAGCGATTGCGCGTAGAAGCGGCTGCCGAAATAATCTGAGCGGAAAGTTCCGAAATCTCTTCAAGCAGTTTTTTGTGTTCGGTGGTCGCCGTCGTCTGATTGCGGTTCGTAAGCTCAACGAGGTTCTTGTCATACCCACCGAGAAGGGGAGCCAAGCGGCGAGCCTCGGGAAGCCCGAGAAGAGCCATGGATCGATAGGTCTCGATTTCATAGATTCTGCGGACCATCCGGCCGAGGCGATACGCGTTCAGCTCCTTATTGAAGAGAAGGATCCGGCTCGCCTGGTCTTCCTGGACACGGAAGTCCGAGCATACTTGCGCAGCACCCCCACCGATGAAAGAGGCAGCTGTAT is part of the Rhizobium jaguaris genome and encodes:
- a CDS encoding DUF3422 domain-containing protein; this encodes MTSDFNAELHARPSIYFTGPAFVEHIALMQSAHAALHGSRYLPEADDNDDPRLQVEHHTEFITITRVTQLTADAEEWPVSSLSVDDIASLVDIEAPLIVSRVGILVLGPAPAELGPILSRFGFHDTAASFIGGGAAQVCSDFRVQEDQASRILLFNKELNAYRLGRMVRRIYEIETYRSMALLGLPEARRLAPLLGGYDKNLVELTNRNQTTATTEHKKLLEEISELSAQIISAAASTRNRFGATAAYAKIVEERIGELRESHVPGFQRFGVFVTRRFRPAIRTCEATALRLDQLSHATMHLIDLLQTRIQVEIEYQNAIQIQAMADRAATQVKIQRAVEGLSIIAISYYLLSLLKVAFETADHAGYHISPLVMLVSIPVVIGAVALAILRVKHALSAHA
- a CDS encoding PBP1A family penicillin-binding protein; this translates as MPSPPNSSAESASDPSTGANRSPDLESAAEQIEASAPASDSGANSSTQADPPRQPDGSFGQSRLATYNLLRALGHDLQASLTLARAGARTAVSYLRTKLKGSIQPETTTAVRNLGNWFATAAGKIGGGIRGLRIRQFENQRRASPNTGRWKIAIGLTFLACFLLVGSVLVWALKDVPWGEIRDGTLKPVVVLETTDGAPLVRQGPYQGPYAQYNQFPPHLIDAVLSIEDRRFMDHFGIDPRGIGRALLRNLEAGSVVEGGSTITQQLIKLQYLDSDRTIKRKIQEVVIAVWLEWKLGKQEILTRYLNSAYLGAGATGMPAAARIYFNKDIGALDLPESAMLAGLLRAPSQWNPIDNFEGARQRTAVVLDAMVANGKITAPDAEEAKASFAKLHPTTPTPRSGSWFADWISPRASEIAGSSPGSTTVRTTLVPRFQQIAERVVRNALDGEGQAVGASQAALVAMTPDGAVVAMVGGRDYKASQFNRAVTAMRQPGSAFKLFVYYAALKAGFTLSDRILDAPIDINGWSPENSSGGYHGWVTLAEAFARSLNAASVALAEEVGLDNVIAAARELGIKTPLANTPSLTLGTSEVNLLELTSAYASVHLGKAPVEPWGVVDFQAAGQPKAFRVGSQVRPNIDLSPYQSDLLGLLQLVVERGTGRGADPGMFAAGKTGTSQNNRDAWFVGFTEPLVAGVWVGNDDGAPMNGVTGGALPAHIWRDFMREAMSEPASNGAQSTEAAIDNPGATQSCNITACSRSYRSFRPADCTYQPYGGGRRLCEK